A stretch of Microtus pennsylvanicus isolate mMicPen1 chromosome 5, mMicPen1.hap1, whole genome shotgun sequence DNA encodes these proteins:
- the LOC142849435 gene encoding carbonic anhydrase 1 — translation MASADWGYDAKNGPDQWSKLYPIANGNNQSPVDIKTSEVKHDTSLKPISVTYNPATAKEIVNVGHSFQVVFDDSGNQSVLKGGPLSDTYRLVQFHFHWGNSNDHGSEHTVDGVKYSGELHIVHWNSAKYSSAAEAISKADGLAIIGVLVKVGPTNPNLQKVLDALNSVKTKGKRAPFTNFDPSCLLPPSLDYWTYFGSLTHPPLHESVTWFILKESITASPEQLAQLRSVLSNAEGEADVPILSNHRPTQPLKGRTVTASF, via the exons ATGGCAAGTGCAGACTGGGGATACGATGCCAAAAACG GTCCTGACCAATGGAGCAAGCTGTATCCCATTGCCAATGGAAACAACCAGTCTCCAGTTGACATCAAAACCAGTGAAGTCAAACATGACACCTCTCTGAAACCTATCAGTGTCACCTATAATCCTGCAACTGCCAAAGAAATTGTTAACGTGGGACATTCCTTCCAAGTAGTTTTTGATGACAGCGGTAACCAATCTG ttCTGAAAGGGGGCCCTCTCTCTGATACCTATCGGCTTGTCCAGTTCCATTTTCACTGGGGCAACTCCAACGACCATGGATCTGAGCATACCGTGGATGGAGTGAAATATTCTGGAGAG CTTCACATAGTTCACTGGAATTCAGCCAAGTACTCCAGTGCTGCGGAAGCCATCTCAAAGGCGGATGGGCTAGCAATCATTGGTGTCTTGGTGAAG GTTGGTCCAACCAACCCAAACCTGCAGAAAGTACTCGATGCCCTAAACTCAGTTAAAACTAAG GGAAAACGAGCCCCATTCACAAATTTTGACCcatcctgtctccttcctccatccctggaTTACTGGACTTATTTTGGCTCTCTGACTCACCCTCCTCTTCATGAAAGTGTGACCTGGTTCATCCTCAAGGAGAGCATCACTGCCAGCCCTGAGCAG CTGGCACAGCTCCGCAGTGTTCTGTCAAATGCAGAGGGAGAGGCGGACGTTCCTATTCTGAGCAACCACCGTCCAACCCAGCCCCTGAAGGGCAGAACAGTGACAGCCTCGTTTTGA